The sequence TAGCGTAGGCGGTGCCATGCATTCCTAACATTCCCAAGGATAGGGGATGATGTTCGTCAAAAGCGCCAATGCCCATCAAAGTTGTCGTGACGGGGATATTAAATAATTCAGCGAGTTCTTTAACTTCCTCATGGGCAGCAGATGCGATCGCTCCCCCACCGACGTATAGTAATGGACGGCGACTATCACTAATTAACTGTAAAGCTGCATTAATTTGGCGAGGATTGCCCTTGAGAGTGGGACGATAGCCGGGGAGCTTCACCGTACCCGGTTCTACGGGTAGATAATCAAATTCTTCTAAAGCTACATCCTTGGGGACATCAATTAGCACTGGCCCTGGACGCCCGGTACTGGCGATGTGGAATGCTTCGGCGACAATCCGAGCCATATCTTGAGGGTCACGGACTACATAGGAGTGTTTGACAATGGGTAGGGTGATGCCGTAGATATCAGTTTCTTGAAACGCATCTGTACCAATAGCTGCCCGTGCTACTTGTCCTGTCACCACCACCATCGGGATCGAGTCCATATAAGCAGTGGCGATACCCGTTACCAAATTAGTCGCCCCTGGGCCAGAGGTGCCGAAACAGACTCCCACCTTACCTGTAGCCCTGGCGTAACCATCAGCTGCGTGGGATGCACCTTGTTCATGTCTGACCAAAATATGCTTAATACTGCCGGTTGCTTCTACCTTGTAGAGGTCATCATAAATCGGTAGAATTGCCCCACCTGGATAGCCAAAAATATATTTAACTCCGTGGCGTTGGAGACTATCAAGCAAAGCGAAACCACCAGATGCACGCTTGGGAGTCACCGCAGTAGAGATAGAAGTCAAAGACTGGGCGTGATTCTCGGTTTGGGGATTGGTTCGGGGAAGCGATCGCACTGTCAAACCTCAGAGAGTAGCTAAGTTAATGCTGAAATTCTGTAGTCAAGATTTCATTTTAATGGAAAAGCTCTATCAAATCTTGATATAAATTTCAATTTTGCATGACTTTAGGGGAATAGGCAATGGGGAGGTGGGGTGATGGGGAGGTGGGGAGATGGGGCGGTAGGGAGATGGGGAGGTGGGGAGATGGGGCGATGGGGAGAAATGAGTTATGTTGGATGTTTTAAATTACGTCTTGTAAAACTCTGCGAGTATTGCGCCAAGCCCAAACGCCTACAACTGCAACTACAATGCTCATGGTGACGAGGACAGAACGCAAACCTAAAGCGTCAGTCAGTGGCCCTGTAATGGCTAAAGGTATAGATAGGGCAATATTGACAGCATGATTTTGAAAACCGAAGACTTTACCGTGCATTGTGGGTGGTGTTTGCTGTTGAATTAAAGTTTGCATCGGTACGCCAATCAAAGCTGCACCCACACCTAATAATGCACAAAGTCCTAGAGCTATTGCTAGGTTGTGAATGAAAGTAAAGACTCCTAAAACTAGCGCCATCATCACAAATCCAATTAAAGGTAAGGGCTTGCGATGGCATTTTTCACCCCAATGACCCAGAAACCCTGCACCCAAAACCATACCCACCCCAGCTGCGGCGAGGAAAAAGCCAAATTGTTTTTCCTTTAAACCAAATTCTGCGGCTAGTCTGATTGCCAGAACGGTTAAAGCTGCAAATACGCAATACAATGTCACCAGTTGCAACATCGCATTGAGCACTAGACGGTTCTTGCGGAGATACTTGAGGCTTCCTGTGAATTCAGCCCAAGGATTCACTGCTGCTTGTGAGTCTTCATCTATGGCTTTGTGTTCTTTAAATTTAATCGGCTGCATAATAGCCGCTGACAGTAAATATAATGCACTAACAATAATTTCTTGCCCATAATCTTCTCCCAGCAAGCTTTTCGCCAAACTTAAAATTGGCTCGCCGATGGCAAAGCCAACTATTAAGGCTCCCATCATGGTGCTGCTAAACAAGGCATTGGCGGCTATTAAATTCTCGCGCTTTACCAACAAGGGAATAGCAGCTTGTTCAGCGGGGGCGAAAAACTGGGTGACAGTGGAAATACCAAAAGTGAGTATTAATAAAATTGCGAATTGACGTGGTAACAACGGAATTAACAACGTCATTAACCCCCGCAATACATCCGATCCCACCATAATCAGCTTTTTGGGTAGGCGGTCAACAAAGATACCACCTGCAGAACCGAAGAGAACTGCTGGTATGGTAAACGCCACCATCAATGCTGAGTACATTGAGTTTTCTGCTAATCCTGGAGGGGGCGGGTAATTTTCTAATAAAGCAATCATCAAAACGAAGAATACTTTATCTCCTAATTGGGAAACTAGTTGCCCAATCCATAGGAGCAAAAAACCACGGTTTTTTAGCAGTGCGCTAAACCCATTATTCACAGCAGCAGGTTCAGTTGGAAACATCGGATATTTGGGAGTGGTGACTAGGGTAGATGATGGGGTGGGGGTGGATGAGGATTTGGGGGTGCAAATAGTTATTATTCGCTTTCATGTTCCTCATGTCCGTATTCTCTGACATTAAACTGGCTATTCCTCACTCCCATTTACTAACTCTATTTTCCGGACTATTTTTCTTCATAGTGTTTTAATAACAGATGTAAAAATTCTGCTGCACTGAGGCAACTGGGAGCTTGGTTGCTTTTTAGCCGCCAGCCTTGTATGCTTTGAGGCGATCGCCACATAGATAAGTGATCCACCGCAGGTTCGGCATAAAAGTTATCTTGCCCACTACCCAGTAAAGATGAACTCCAGTGTGTGAAATAATTATGGCTCATTCGATGAATGGGAAAATCCCCGTATAGTGGCACTCCCCATCCGTCTATAGCTACAAATGCTTTGATATTACCTCCCAAGTGTTGCCACCAGGAGGCGGCTACTATGGCCCCGACTACTCCAGCGCTAAAGCTGATAAACATCACCGGGGACTTTTGCCGCTGTTTGAGGCGATCGCCCAAAAACTCTACAATGTTTACTGCGGATAAAGTTAAACAATCTCTGCCAGGATAAATAAATATATTCACTGGTGTTGATGCCATGAAAATCTCCAGGCGTCTATCTAACCATCCTGACACAAAGCTTTCGGTGAGTTCTGGCTCGTGAATTCCTGGGCAAATAATGATGTTCATTATGAGTTATTTGTCAAGAGTTAATCAATCAAAATCATCCAAAAAGGGAACAGGGAACAGGGAACAGGGAACAGGGAACACTTCGAGTGAGCTTCAGTGCATCGCAGGGAACAGGGAACAGAGAGTAAAAAGGGAACAGGGAACAGGGAACAGGGAACAGGGAACACTTCGAGTGAGCTTCAGTGCATCGCAGGGAACAGGGAACAGAGAGTAAAAAAGGTAATTTTGCAAGAGGTTTATTAGTTATTTCCCCACACCCCCCACACCTCCCACACCTCCCACACTCCCCATCCCCCCACCTCCCCACCTCCCCACCTCCCCAATACCTAGTTCTGAATTAAGTAAATTTTTTTTATCTCTGAGCCAGTCTGCGGCATATGCAACGTGAAGTCTAGTTATCATTAATGTGATTATCCTATCCCCCTGGAAGGGATAAGATTTGACTAGTTATGGAAGCAATCAAGCCAGTTGTTTTCTAGCTACTTTTCTATTCTGGTTACATTGAGGAATTTATTGTGGTTGCTACGCCGGAAAAACTACAACACACCCACGAACATCTATCAAATCACGACAGGGTAGCCGTTTTGCTGATGGGCTACGGCGAAGTCGAAAGCTATGAGGATTTCGCTAACTATAATGAACAAGCGCTAAATTTACTAACGGCAAAATTCGCACCAGTCCCCACTTGGATTTATCCCCCCTTAGCCAAGCTTTTAGCATTGTTTGACCGCCATGAGTGGGGACACACACACCATGATTTTATCTCCCCACACAACGCAATTTTTGAGAAGCAGCGGGCTGGTATTGAGAATAATTTACAGCAAAAGTGGGGCGATCGCATCCAAGTTTTTAAGGCTTTTAACTTCTGTGCTCCCTTTCTACCGCATCAAGTTTTAGCGGAAATTAAGCACCAAGGTTTTGAAAAAATCCTCATTTATCCGCTACTGGTTGTTGATTCTATTTTCACTAGTGGCATTGCTGTTGAGCAAGTAAACAATGCTTTGGCGCAAGTGGATGGAGGCGAGCAACATTGGGTGAAAGGACTGCGTTATATTCCTTCTTTCTACAACGAGCCAGATTACATCAAGTTGATGGCTCGTTTAGTGGAGGAGAAAATTACTGCTGATTTGGCTGCTACTTACCTCCCTTCCCAAATCGGTATTGTCTTGATGAACCACGGTTGTCCTCATAAAGCTAAGGGCTTTACTTCTGGAATTACCGAGAGTCAAGCACTATACGATTTAGTTCGAGAGCAGTTAATTCACAAGTATCCTTTAATTTCGGTGGGTTGGCTTAACCATGACACACCCTTAATTGAGTGGACGCTACCCAATGCAGAGCAAGCGGCTAATAACTTGATTCAATTGGGTGCGAAAGTGGTAATATTTATGCCGATTGGCTTTGCCACAGAAAACCATGAAACTTTATTAGATGTGCACCATATTATCCATGCTTTAGAGAAGAAGCATTCTGGTGTCAACTATGTACAAATGGCTTGTGTTAATGACCATCCAGAATTTCTAGCGATGGCGGCTGAATGGGCGAATCTTCAAATTGGCGAGTTGAGTAACCAAGAATCTGTGACAGTTAACCCGCATTTAGCTCTGGGTCATCACCACCACCATTAAACAAAAATAAAAAACTCGGCGCCACTTGCACAATGAATTTTTATAGATTGCAAGTGGCGCTATTAGTAACTCTTCCCAATTCCGATGCGACGGCCAAAATAACGCGTAGACTTTCTTGTCGTTATTCTCCCTAATTCACTCCCCGCAGTTTGCGAGTATTGTCCACCAAACTTTGAGCAAATTGATCAAACCTCTGGGAGAGTTTTTCATCTAACAATTTTCCTTCGGGACTAAAAGCGCTGTAGGCTTGTCCCACAGCGATTTGTTCGGGAATCACCCAACCGTGCACCCAACGAACAATTAGCCGCAAGTCATTAAGGGCGTTACTATTAGACTGACCCCCTAACACACTGATTAGTCCAGTGACTTTATCGGAGAGTTCTGTAAAAGTCATTAAATCTAATGCATTTTTCAGGACGCCGCTGACGCCACCGTGATACTCTGGTGTCGCTAAAATTAAGCCATCAGCGCGACTTACTGTGTCCCGCAATAGCTGTACGTCTGGATATTGTGAATAGTCTTTTCCACCGTCACAAAATGGTAGCTGCAACTGCCGCAAATCGAGAATTTCTACTTCTGCACCCAGTGCTCGCACTCTTTGGGCGGCTATTTGCAAAGCGATTTGAGTATAGGAGTTGGCTCTTAAACTACCACCAATACCAACAATTTTTACCATAATTCACCCACAAATTATCTAAATTGAAAAATTACTGTCATGGTAAGCATCCTAGCTTTTACATGCTTGTGAGTTACATGCCTTCAGGATGAATAGACAACGCTGTTGAGTTAGGAATAGGAAGTTGATGCAAATCAAAGTCATTACGACTATGTTTATTTTAACGAGTAACGGCGTACTATGTCAAAAAAGGTCAATAAGGGGGTAGTGGGAATGGTGGGGTGTGGAAGCTAGACTAGATAAGAAAACAGTAATTTCCAGTTATTGCAATCTTTGTAATGAAGAATAGGCATAAAGCCAGCTTTCAGCTGATGCCAGCAGACAGAAGGTAATTATTATGACAACTTTTGGGAACAAGGCATTGAAGAAACAGCCATTAGCAAAGCGTCTGGCTTTGACTGGTGCATTAGCAGCTAGTTTGATGATGGCACCGGGAGTTATCGGTGTTAGCCCGGTCTTAGCGCAGCAAAAAGCAGAACGGGAAACCCTAACTTATGGTGAGTTACTTAGGAAAATAGACAAAGGAGAAGTGACAAAACTTGAGCTGGACGAAGCTGAACAGATAGCTAAGGTGACTTTAACCGGACAGAAATCAGATTCGCCGATACAGGTGCGACTTTTGGAGCAAAACCCGGAGTTAATTAACAAACTCAAACAAAGAAATGTGGATTTTGCAGAAGTCTCTTCGGCTAATAGTCGAGCGGCGGTGGGGTTGTTGATTAATTTGATGTGGATTTTGCCGCTGGTGGCTTTGATGCTGTTGTTCCTGCGCCGTTCTACTAACGCTTCTAGCCAAGCGATGAATTTTGGCAAATCTCGCGCCCGCTTCCAAATGGAAGCAAAAACGGGTGTGAAGTTTGATGATGTGGCTGGGATAGAGGAAGCGAAAGAAGAACTACAAGAAGTGGTGACTTTCCTCAAGCAGCCAGAAAGATTTACGGCTGTGGGTGCAAGAATTCCCAAAGGTGTGCTGTTAATTGGCCCTCCTGGTACTGGTAAAACTTTACTAGCAAAAGCGATCGCAGGGGAA is a genomic window of Fortiea contorta PCC 7126 containing:
- a CDS encoding NADPH-dependent FMN reductase translates to MVKIVGIGGSLRANSYTQIALQIAAQRVRALGAEVEILDLRQLQLPFCDGGKDYSQYPDVQLLRDTVSRADGLILATPEYHGGVSGVLKNALDLMTFTELSDKVTGLISVLGGQSNSNALNDLRLIVRWVHGWVIPEQIAVGQAYSAFSPEGKLLDEKLSQRFDQFAQSLVDNTRKLRGVN
- a CDS encoding MFS transporter; amino-acid sequence: MFPTEPAAVNNGFSALLKNRGFLLLWIGQLVSQLGDKVFFVLMIALLENYPPPPGLAENSMYSALMVAFTIPAVLFGSAGGIFVDRLPKKLIMVGSDVLRGLMTLLIPLLPRQFAILLILTFGISTVTQFFAPAEQAAIPLLVKRENLIAANALFSSTMMGALIVGFAIGEPILSLAKSLLGEDYGQEIIVSALYLLSAAIMQPIKFKEHKAIDEDSQAAVNPWAEFTGSLKYLRKNRLVLNAMLQLVTLYCVFAALTVLAIRLAAEFGLKEKQFGFFLAAAGVGMVLGAGFLGHWGEKCHRKPLPLIGFVMMALVLGVFTFIHNLAIALGLCALLGVGAALIGVPMQTLIQQQTPPTMHGKVFGFQNHAVNIALSIPLAITGPLTDALGLRSVLVTMSIVVAVVGVWAWRNTRRVLQDVI
- a CDS encoding ferrochelatase; its protein translation is MVATPEKLQHTHEHLSNHDRVAVLLMGYGEVESYEDFANYNEQALNLLTAKFAPVPTWIYPPLAKLLALFDRHEWGHTHHDFISPHNAIFEKQRAGIENNLQQKWGDRIQVFKAFNFCAPFLPHQVLAEIKHQGFEKILIYPLLVVDSIFTSGIAVEQVNNALAQVDGGEQHWVKGLRYIPSFYNEPDYIKLMARLVEEKITADLAATYLPSQIGIVLMNHGCPHKAKGFTSGITESQALYDLVREQLIHKYPLISVGWLNHDTPLIEWTLPNAEQAANNLIQLGAKVVIFMPIGFATENHETLLDVHHIIHALEKKHSGVNYVQMACVNDHPEFLAMAAEWANLQIGELSNQESVTVNPHLALGHHHHH